A window of the Campylobacter massiliensis genome harbors these coding sequences:
- a CDS encoding TM1802 family CRISPR-associated protein has product MGDIVKIFADIGEIYQKDEKRLKNEAYKYDAIKAYLCDIESKRIEPNLNISKDDLIICRFGVGANSGNLFPNSQFLSKEVNKDEVKFIKGVLRSVSNLLSFFEPSNIENDAILSMLPSINEEYFADIIDEIKDLDEIKKEKGKKVATFFSLSYKGKPVSAYFKQIFENHISVKEQKSSYGYDILTNEKGIGGDANLAFCSVNEMPANMQFIKSKLLPLNAVSAKKVENGFKAIKDKLSHNFYGMKMAILPMILGRSVNLEEIVKILEETSKSDIKSIQISEKVIKFSIDYYLEAAAKKQENLPVLNTILFYTQSNAAIDLKLAIDDVLPSFISHISNLMGSFDIKAFYEKNGGTDETIYLQNLFEDGLSVMSFLLSRNKFDLEIMIERYSDLIYYGSVNKSYAKKLEWSKYFNDFYKERTFENITKYQNFFNEIDVLNKKLVFQKECDLENLTDKKELIKELIKNSEFLNQNDALISAYLLGMLSAALINWQLGVNGGVSFSNWLDNYGSINKESLERIWTKCDEMIRKLKGASGKPNSNVENIKECLIEILPQTFFAKRAGKTVKSSYITLAFAMGGSDYRKFLKDKTK; this is encoded by the coding sequence TTGGGCGATATAGTTAAAATTTTCGCCGACATAGGCGAAATATACCAAAAAGACGAAAAGCGTCTCAAAAACGAAGCCTACAAATACGACGCAATCAAAGCGTATCTCTGTGACATAGAAAGCAAGCGAATAGAACCGAATTTAAACATAAGCAAAGACGATCTGATAATATGTAGATTTGGCGTAGGCGCAAATTCCGGTAATCTTTTTCCAAATTCTCAATTTTTATCCAAAGAAGTAAATAAAGACGAAGTTAAATTTATAAAAGGCGTTTTGAGATCGGTTTCAAATTTGCTCTCATTTTTCGAGCCGAGCAATATAGAAAATGACGCTATTTTGTCTATGTTACCAAGTATAAATGAAGAATATTTTGCCGATATTATAGATGAAATCAAAGACCTTGATGAGATAAAAAAGGAAAAAGGCAAAAAAGTCGCTACTTTTTTCTCGCTCTCATACAAGGGCAAACCCGTTTCTGCCTATTTTAAGCAAATTTTTGAAAATCATATCAGCGTAAAAGAGCAAAAATCATCTTACGGATACGATATTTTAACAAATGAAAAAGGCATAGGCGGCGATGCAAATTTAGCGTTTTGCTCGGTAAATGAGATGCCCGCTAATATGCAATTTATCAAATCCAAACTCCTGCCGTTAAACGCCGTTAGCGCAAAAAAGGTAGAAAACGGCTTTAAAGCTATAAAAGATAAGCTATCGCATAATTTTTACGGTATGAAAATGGCGATTTTGCCGATGATTTTAGGTAGGTCGGTAAATTTAGAAGAGATTGTAAAAATACTAGAAGAAACTTCAAAAAGCGATATAAAAAGCATTCAAATATCTGAAAAAGTTATAAAATTTAGCATAGATTATTATCTCGAAGCCGCTGCTAAAAAGCAGGAAAATTTGCCTGTTTTAAATACGATTTTATTTTATACGCAAAGTAACGCCGCTATCGATTTAAAGCTTGCGATAGATGATGTTTTGCCCTCTTTTATCTCTCATATTTCAAATTTAATGGGTAGTTTTGATATAAAAGCCTTCTATGAAAAAAACGGTGGAACCGACGAGACGATTTATTTGCAAAATTTGTTTGAAGACGGGCTAAGCGTGATGAGTTTTTTACTGTCGCGAAATAAATTTGATTTAGAGATTATGATAGAAAGATATAGCGATTTGATTTATTACGGTAGCGTCAATAAAAGTTATGCAAAAAAATTAGAATGGAGCAAATATTTTAACGATTTTTATAAAGAAAGAACGTTTGAAAATATTACGAAATATCAAAATTTTTTTAATGAAATCGATGTCTTAAATAAAAAACTAGTGTTTCAAAAGGAGTGCGATTTGGAAAATTTAACCGATAAAAAGGAACTGATTAAAGAGCTAATCAAAAATAGCGAGTTTTTAAATCAAAACGACGCGCTCATTAGCGCTTATTTGCTCGGTATGCTAAGCGCAGCTCTGATAAACTGGCAGCTCGGCGTTAACGGCGGCGTATCGTTTAGCAACTGGCTTGATAACTACGGCTCGATAAATAAAGAAAGTTTGGAACGAATTTGGACTAAATGCGATGAGATGATTAGAAAGTTAAAAGGCGCTTCCGGCAAACCGAATTCTAATGTTGAAAACATAAAAGAGTGTTTGATTGAAATTTTACCACAAACATTTTTTGCAAAAAGGGCCGGAAAAACGGTCAAAAGCTCATACATTACGCTTGCTTTTGCTATGGGCGGAAGCGATTATCGTAAATTTTTAAAAGATAAAACAAAATAA